The genomic interval TTCGTGCCTGGAAGCGAATCAGATGGCCTATGGAGGAACAGAACGTCTGGCTGAACGGACCGCTGGAGCGGGCGCAGTGGCCGCCGCTACTGACGGCCATACTGGGCCTGCTGCTGGCGTTTGTGCTGTTTCAACTGGTGATCAGTCCGCTGGTGCTCGTGCTGGGCGTCCTGAGCCGGGGACAGGATCCATCGGTGCTCATGGACCTGCCGCGCCTGGTGCAGGGCTGGCCCGGGTTGCTGCTGCTGGCCAACACGGCCGGTCAGGTGCTGGGGCTGGCCCTGCCGGCCTGGCTGTTGACGTTGCTGCACACTCGCCAGGCGCCGCGCTTTCTACGGCTGCAGCCGGTCCGAGGAAGCGATCTGGGCTGGGCCCTGCTGGGGCTGGCCTTTCTGATGCCGGTGGTGCAGTGGCTGGGACACGTCAACGAGGCGCTGCCGCTGCCCGAGTCGTGGCGGGCCTTCGACGCAATGCAGATGGAGCTGATCGAGGCAGCTCTGCAGGGTGGTCTCGACGTGGGGGCCAACCTGCTGATGCTGGCCGTGGTGCCTGCTTTCTGCGAGGAGCTGCTGTTCCGGGGCTACGTGCAGCGGCAGGCCGAACGGGCCCTGGGTGCCGTCGGCGGGATTCTTTTTTCCGGGATCGTCTTCGGCCTCTACCATCTGCGGCTGACGCAGGTGCTTCCGCTGTGCGTGCTGGGCGTGTACCTGGCCTACCTGGTCTGGCGAACCGGCAGCCTCTGGAGTGCCGTGGCCGTTCACCTGGCCAACAATGCGTTTTCAGTGCTACTGGCCGCTTACGCCGAGCATCATCCGCGCCTGAGCTGGCAGGACCTGGAGCAGCTCGAGGTGCCCTGGTATCTGGTGGTGCTGGGGTTGATCGGCTTTGGCTGGGTACTTTTTCGGCTGGAGCGGCGTACCCGTTTGACAAAGAACCTGACGGAGCCATTACCATGAGCGACACTTCCCGCCACGAAGACTGGGTCGAGGTCTTTCGAAGCAGCACCGACTACGAGGCCGATATGGTGCGCGATCGGCTGGACGATGCCGGCATTCCGGCCATCGTTTTTACGCAGCGTGATCACGTCTTCAACCTGAACGTGGGCAACTTGGCGCTGGTCAGCGTGCGCGTGCCGGCTAGCTATGCCGAGGCCGCCCGCCGCATTCTGGCAGAGACGGTAGACGACGAAACGCTGCGCCAGGCGGCCGAAGCAGCTGATCCCGGAGCGCCGCCCGCACACGATCCGGAGACAGAGGCGCGGCTCGACTCGGGCGCCGATCATCTGGGACTGGACCTGCCCGACGATGAAGAACCGCCGACGGGTTGAGCGCACGCGCAGCGCGGCGTCCAATCTGCTGCTCCGGGTGCTGACGGCCCTGGTCGGCATTCCCTTGCTGGTGGGGGCGCTGTGGCTGGGCGGATGGGTGTTCACCGGCGTGGTGGTGGCGATGGCCGTGGCCGGCATGATCGAAAGCTACCGGCTCCTGGGACTGGCAGGGCTGCCAGCCTACCGGGCCGGCGGTCTGGTGCTGGGATTGCTGCTCGTGCTGGTACCGGTCTGGCCGCCGGCTTTCCCACTGGCTGTCGTCTGGGGGGTGGGCCTGCTCGTACGGGCGCCGTTTCGGCGCGTGCCGCTTTCGGAAGCTCCGGTGCGGCTGGCCGCCACCTTCTTCGGGGCGCTGTATCCGGCCGCGTTGCTGGGCAGTCTGCTGGCGCTGCGGCTGCATCCGGGTCCGGAAGACCGGCAGGCCTTCTGGCTCACGCTGGGGCTGCTCGTGATGATCTGGGCGGCCGATACGCTGGCCTACGCCGTGGGGCGAATCATGGGAAAACGGCCGCTGGCTCCGCGCGTCTCGCCGGGAAAAACGTGGGAGGGCTTCGCCGGCGGATTGGGAGGAGCGCTGCTGGCGGCCGTCGTGCTACGCCTGAGCGTGCTCGACTTTCTGGCCTGGCCGCATGTGCTCGTGCTGGGACTGCTCTGCGGGACGATCGGGCCGCCGGGCGATCTGGCCGAAAGCCTGCTCAAACGCGCCGCCGGTGTCAAGGACTCGGGCAACCTGCTGCCCGGACACGGCGGCGTGCTCGACCGCTTCGACGCGCTCGTCGTGGTGGCTCCGCTGGCCTACTGCTACCTGCGCTGGGTGGCCGGTCTCTATGGCTGAGCGTGGAACGGCCGGTCCCGCGCCCTGTATAAACTTCCGAACCGGAAATCAGGAAGGCAGGGCATGGGTATCTTCCTTCCCGGACGCAAGGTAACGCCCCGGCGCTTTTCCTACGAGCCGCGCTACTACAATCCGGAGCGTGAAGAACGCCTGCGCCGGCGCCTGCGCATCGAGCGGCGGGCCCTCTCCAAGCGACGCAATCCGTTCAGCCTGATTTATTTCATCATCCTGCTGTTGATGGCCCTGTACGTCTACAACGCACTGGGCTGAAAACCTGCCAGGGAGTACGAAGCGCAAGCCTATGACGCCGGAAGCCACCGACAGCCTGATCCGGATCATGCCGGAATCCCTGGCGAACAAGATTGCCGCCGGGGAGGTGGTCCAACGTCCGGCTTCGGTTGTCAAAGAACTCGTCGAAAACGCACTGGACGCCGGCGCTCGCAACATTACGGTTATCCTGAAAGATGCGGGCAAAACGCTCGTGCAGGTGGTCGATGACGGCTGCGGCATGAGTCCGGCCGACGCCCGCCTGTGCTTTCAGCGACACGCCACCAGCAAGATTCGCACGATCGAAGACCTGGAGCGCATTCGCACGCTGGGCTTTCGGGGCGAGGCGCTCGCTTCGATTGCCGCTGTGGCCCGCGTCGAACTGAAGACGAAGCGCGCGCAGGATGCGGCCGGTTACCGGGTTCAGATCGAAGGGGGCCAATTGATTGCGGCCGAGCCCTGCGCCACGGCCAACGGCACCTCGGTGGCCGTGCGCAACCTGTTCTACAACGTGCCGGCCCGTCGCAATTTTCTCAAGACGCCGGCCACCGAGTTCAAACACATCGTCGAGACCTTCCAGGTGCTGGCGCTCTCGCACCCGGAAGTGGGCTTCACGCTCATCCACGACGACGTGGAGATCTATCGCCTGGTGCCCGAGAGCGATCCGTCGCCGGCCGAACGGCTACGCCGGCGTATCGGGACGCTTTTCGGACCGGAGTATGCGCTGCAGACGATTCCGGTCGAGGAGACGACCAGCTACCTGTCGGTACGAGGTTTTCTGGGGCGGCCCGAGCTGCACCGGAAAAGCCGGGGCGAGCAGTTCTTTTTCGTCAACCGTCGCTACGTGCGCCATCGCTACCTGGAACACGCCGTCACGAGCAGCTACGAGCACCTGATTCCGGAAGGGGCGCATCCGTTTTTCGTGCTGTTTCTGGAGCTGGACCCGAAGCACGTGGACGTGAACGTGCACCCCACCAAGGCGGAGGTCAAGTTCGACGACGAGCGGGGTATCTACGGAGTGCTTCGGGCTATTGTGCGCCGGGCGCTGGGCATGGCCGATCTGGTGCCACAACTGGAGTCGGCCGCCGCCGTGACGGTGCCAGCGGGTGCCGGGCAGCCTGCTGCTGCACCGCGTACCGAGGTCTCCGGGGCAACACCGCTGCGTATGCCGCCCGGCGAGGTGAGCCGTCGGCTCTACGCCGTGGAGCCAGAGGAGGTCGAGCCAGCTCCCCGGCAGACCGTACTGCCTTCGAGCGTGCGGCCGGAGAGCGACGAGGAAGCGCCTGAGCACGATACGCTGATCTGGCAGGTGCACGACCGCTACATCCTGACGCAGATTCGATCGGGCCTGCTTCTGATCGACCAGAACGCCGCGCACGAGCGCATCCTCTACGAGCGGGCGCTGCGTAACCTGGAAAGCGGCTTCGGGCTGTCGCAGCAGTTGCTCTTTCCGCAGACGCTGGAATTCTCGCCGGCCGACTTCGCGCTGATCGAGGAGCTGTTGCCCGATCTGCGGGCACTGGGCTTCGACCTGGAGCTATTCAGCGGGCGTACCGTGGTGGTGCGCGGGGTGCCCGACGACATCCGCCCCGGCGACGAACGTACCATGCTCGAAGACCTGCTGGCCCAGTACAAGGCCAACCTGCCGCTGCGGCTTCCCAGCCGGGAGAACCTGGCCCGGAGTGTAGCCCGACGCAATGCGATTCGTCCCGGCACGCGCCTGACCGAAAAACAGATGCGCACGCTCATCGACCAGCTCTTTCTCTGCGAGACGCCGTACGTGTCGCCTACAGGGCGGCCGACCATGATCCGCCTTACGCTCGAGGAACTGGAGCGGCGCTTCGGACGCGCCTGAACCGATCGGCAGGTATGCTACCCGAACGGGTTCGTCGCTTCATCGAGACCGAAGCCCTGTTGCAGCCCGGTCAGCGGGTGGTGGTGGGCGTCAGTGGCGGCGTGGACTCGATGGTCCTGCTCGAAGTGTTGCGGCGTCTGGGCTATCGACCGGTGGTGGCGCACGTCAACTATCGGCTGCGCGGGGCTGATTCGGACGCCGACGAAGCGCTTGTGCGGCGGTTCTGCCGCCGGCATCGCCTGCCGCTGCGTGTGGCCCGCATTGACCTGAAAGCCCACACGGGCGGCCGGGCCATTCAGGCGACGGCCCGGCGGGTGCGCTATACATTTTTCCGGCGCGTGGCCCGGCGAGAAGGGATCGATACGGTGGCCGTGGCGCACCATCGCGACGATCAGGCCGAGACATTGCTGCTGAACCTGGTGCGGGGCAGTGGGCTGGAAGGGCTGTTGGGTATGCGGCCGAAGCGCAGGCTGGGGCGGGAAAACATCTGGCTGGTGCGGCCGCTGCTTCCGGTGAGCCGGGCCGAGATCGAAGTCTGGGCGCAGGCCGAGGGCATTCCCTGGCGGGAGGATGTGAGCAATGCCAGCCTGCACTATCGGCGCGCCGTCATCCGGCACGAGGTGCTGCCGCTGCTGGTGCGACACTTCGGGTCGGGTGTGGCCGAACGGCTGGCGCACACGGCCGAGCTGCTCCGGGCCTACTACGAGGCGACGTTCCTGCCCGACTTGCGGCGGCGCTGGCAGGAGGTGGCGGACGGGGCCGTCCGGGCGCTGCGCCTGGAGGCGCTCCACGCGCAGCCGTCGGTCTGGCAGCGGCGCCTGATCCTGGAAGCCCTGCGGCGCTGGTTGCCGGGCGCCCCGCAACACCATCGCCTGGTGGCCCAGGTGGTCCGCCTGCTGCAGGCGCAACCGGGCCGTCGTCTGGAGCTGCCGCAGGGAACGGTCTGGCGCGACCGCGACGCGCTACGCTTCCGGCCGCGACAGTGGGCTACTTGGCCCGACGAGGGACTACTGGAGCCCGACCGACCATTGCAACTGGCCGGCGGCACACTGGTCGCCAGCGTGCAGGAGACCGTGCCCGAGCGTCTCGACGAAGGTACGCCGCTGGTGGCCTACGTGGACGCCGACCGAATCCGGTGGCCACTGCGCGTGCGTCGCTGGCAGCCCGGCGACCGCATGCAGCCGCTGGGCATGCGTGGCCACAGAAAAGTCAGTGACCTGCTGACTGACCTGAAAGTGCCCGTCGATCAACGTGACCGCTGCTACGTAGTCTCTCAGGACAGTGAGATCGTCTGGCTGGTGGGCTATCGGCTGGCCGAGCCATTTCGAGTACGGCCCGAAACCCGCCGCGTAGTGAAACTCTGCTGGAAACCCGACCCGCCCCTACCCGAAAAGCAGTGAAAGTCCTAAATTAAGCAGACTTTTTAACCAGACCACAAGTGATCATGGCCTGTACCAGTACTCCGGTGCCCTGCGAGATTCCCGAGGTGGTGGAATGTCGTGGTGAACGGTTTCGGCTGTTTCTGGACGCCGCCACGCTGCAGCAACGCGTAGCCGAGCTGGGACGCCAGATCAGCCGGGACTACGAGGGAAAGCGACCCATCCTGATCGGCGTGCTCAACGGCGCATTCATGTTTCTGGCCGATCTCATGCGCTACATCACGATCGACTGTGAGGTCGATTTTCTGAAACTCTCCTCGTACGGGGCCGAGAAGGTATCGAGTGGGCAGGTGTACGAGCTGAAAAAAATCGACGCCGATATTCGCGGGCGGCACGTGCTGATCGTAGAAGACATCGTCGATACGGGTCTGTCCATGCAGTTCATCCTGGAACGTCTGAAGGCATACGAGCCCGCCTCGGTGGCAACGGTCACGCTGCTGCACAAGGTCGAGGCCACACAGGTCGACGTGCCGCTGGATTATGTGGGCTTTCGCATTCCCAACAAGTTCGTCATCGGCTACGGCCTCGACTACGGCCAGCTCGCCCGCAATCTTGCTTCGATCTATATCCTGGACGATAATCCCTGACGCCGAAAACGTAAGGTGGTCGGCGTTGGTAGCCGTTCCCGAAACTTACACGCCGGATGCGCCATCGGCGCATCCCGATCGACGCCGCGGACCGTAACTTGCCGGCAACTTCCAGAACGGTCGGTAGGAAGCCACGGAAGCGACAGGTCGGAAGTGCCTCATTGAGAGGCCTGAGGTCCCTGCCACGTGGCTATCTACAACGGCATTGAAAATTCGAGGTGTTGCCGGTTCTTCGTATGACAGATAACCCGGTTGTCGTGGATGTAAAAGCGAGGCTTCGGCAGGGGTGGCCCTACCACTATACGATCTACGGACTACATGTCTGTTCGGACGTGCCGCTTCCCGAGCTGAAGCCGGTGGCGCCGGCGGAGGGTGAGGTGTACATCTACCGGGACGTGCTGGCGCCGATGGCCGAAGGGCTGGAGCGGCAGGGAAATCGCCTGCGCGTGACCCCCACCGAAGCGCTGCTGATTTACGACGAGGTCGGATTGTTGCACATTGCGGACGGTCGGTACCTTACCTACGACGTGCCACCCGAACTGCCCGACGAGACGCTCCGTGTGCTTCTGCTGGGCATCGGGCTGGGCATTCTGATGCATCAGCGGGGCCATCTGGTGCTGCATGCCAGCGCCGTGGCCATGGGGGATCGGGTGGTGGCATTCATTGCCGAAAAAGGGCACGGTAAATCGACGATGGCGGCCGCACTGCATGCGCGGGGCTATCCGCTGGTGACCGATGACGTGCTCGTGCTGGACGAGCGGCCGGACGGTCCACCGCTGGTCCTGCCCGCCTATCCGCAACTCAAGCTCTGGCCGGACGCCCTGATGCAGGCCATGCAGACGACACCCGACGGGCTTCCGCGCGTGCATCCGGCCATCGAAAAGCGTGTGACGCG from Rhodothermus marinus carries:
- a CDS encoding DUF2007 domain-containing protein — its product is MSDTSRHEDWVEVFRSSTDYEADMVRDRLDDAGIPAIVFTQRDHVFNLNVGNLALVSVRVPASYAEAARRILAETVDDETLRQAAEAADPGAPPAHDPETEARLDSGADHLGLDLPDDEEPPTG
- a CDS encoding phosphatidate cytidylyltransferase is translated as MKNRRRVERTRSAASNLLLRVLTALVGIPLLVGALWLGGWVFTGVVVAMAVAGMIESYRLLGLAGLPAYRAGGLVLGLLLVLVPVWPPAFPLAVVWGVGLLVRAPFRRVPLSEAPVRLAATFFGALYPAALLGSLLALRLHPGPEDRQAFWLTLGLLVMIWAADTLAYAVGRIMGKRPLAPRVSPGKTWEGFAGGLGGALLAAVVLRLSVLDFLAWPHVLVLGLLCGTIGPPGDLAESLLKRAAGVKDSGNLLPGHGGVLDRFDALVVVAPLAYCYLRWVAGLYG
- the mutL gene encoding DNA mismatch repair endonuclease MutL encodes the protein MTPEATDSLIRIMPESLANKIAAGEVVQRPASVVKELVENALDAGARNITVILKDAGKTLVQVVDDGCGMSPADARLCFQRHATSKIRTIEDLERIRTLGFRGEALASIAAVARVELKTKRAQDAAGYRVQIEGGQLIAAEPCATANGTSVAVRNLFYNVPARRNFLKTPATEFKHIVETFQVLALSHPEVGFTLIHDDVEIYRLVPESDPSPAERLRRRIGTLFGPEYALQTIPVEETTSYLSVRGFLGRPELHRKSRGEQFFFVNRRYVRHRYLEHAVTSSYEHLIPEGAHPFFVLFLELDPKHVDVNVHPTKAEVKFDDERGIYGVLRAIVRRALGMADLVPQLESAAAVTVPAGAGQPAAAPRTEVSGATPLRMPPGEVSRRLYAVEPEEVEPAPRQTVLPSSVRPESDEEAPEHDTLIWQVHDRYILTQIRSGLLLIDQNAAHERILYERALRNLESGFGLSQQLLFPQTLEFSPADFALIEELLPDLRALGFDLELFSGRTVVVRGVPDDIRPGDERTMLEDLLAQYKANLPLRLPSRENLARSVARRNAIRPGTRLTEKQMRTLIDQLFLCETPYVSPTGRPTMIRLTLEELERRFGRA
- a CDS encoding type II CAAX endopeptidase family protein — translated: MEEQNVWLNGPLERAQWPPLLTAILGLLLAFVLFQLVISPLVLVLGVLSRGQDPSVLMDLPRLVQGWPGLLLLANTAGQVLGLALPAWLLTLLHTRQAPRFLRLQPVRGSDLGWALLGLAFLMPVVQWLGHVNEALPLPESWRAFDAMQMELIEAALQGGLDVGANLLMLAVVPAFCEELLFRGYVQRQAERALGAVGGILFSGIVFGLYHLRLTQVLPLCVLGVYLAYLVWRTGSLWSAVAVHLANNAFSVLLAAYAEHHPRLSWQDLEQLEVPWYLVVLGLIGFGWVLFRLERRTRLTKNLTEPLP
- the hpt gene encoding hypoxanthine phosphoribosyltransferase codes for the protein MACTSTPVPCEIPEVVECRGERFRLFLDAATLQQRVAELGRQISRDYEGKRPILIGVLNGAFMFLADLMRYITIDCEVDFLKLSSYGAEKVSSGQVYELKKIDADIRGRHVLIVEDIVDTGLSMQFILERLKAYEPASVATVTLLHKVEATQVDVPLDYVGFRIPNKFVIGYGLDYGQLARNLASIYILDDNP
- the tilS gene encoding tRNA lysidine(34) synthetase TilS gives rise to the protein MLPERVRRFIETEALLQPGQRVVVGVSGGVDSMVLLEVLRRLGYRPVVAHVNYRLRGADSDADEALVRRFCRRHRLPLRVARIDLKAHTGGRAIQATARRVRYTFFRRVARREGIDTVAVAHHRDDQAETLLLNLVRGSGLEGLLGMRPKRRLGRENIWLVRPLLPVSRAEIEVWAQAEGIPWREDVSNASLHYRRAVIRHEVLPLLVRHFGSGVAERLAHTAELLRAYYEATFLPDLRRRWQEVADGAVRALRLEALHAQPSVWQRRLILEALRRWLPGAPQHHRLVAQVVRLLQAQPGRRLELPQGTVWRDRDALRFRPRQWATWPDEGLLEPDRPLQLAGGTLVASVQETVPERLDEGTPLVAYVDADRIRWPLRVRRWQPGDRMQPLGMRGHRKVSDLLTDLKVPVDQRDRCYVVSQDSEIVWLVGYRLAEPFRVRPETRRVVKLCWKPDPPLPEKQ